The Panicum hallii strain FIL2 chromosome 9, PHallii_v3.1, whole genome shotgun sequence genome has a window encoding:
- the LOC112876919 gene encoding BTB/POZ domain-containing protein At3g50780 → MAELKPATASLDARTTKIRNVPIAVTPEGFWCCPSQAVLQKTAKNQNQQAKTKGGASPPASKASSIQRAPTISSERRTHSTPTRSKINSEEQRCLSGENAAANPPKAVNERPQKQHKVSVGFGQLEMSDLKVVLYGKDGVAVKMSVHKNILAENSTFFADKLSRQSPVSSVEVTDCDDVEIYVETVGLMYCSDVKQRLIKQTVPRVLRILKVAELLGFRACVISCLYYLEAVPWVGEEEENVVSSIRNLQSENYGVSPVLKRVASDLTTPPNDTFSHIIELVLRSNEDRGRREMKSLVQKLLKENSTTCTGESSDLCAETLYRSCQNCLESLLTLFQQATDSDFAEQSLNIKEPVFRQIALEADNLLWLAEILADRNAADDFAVMWASQRDLAGLHSKLPVKSRHLVSCVTARLFVAIGKGEMLPSKDTRRLLLDIWLQPLMDDYNWLQHGCRSFDRKVVEEGIGRTILTLPLEDQQTILLSWLGKFLKVGDSCPNLQKAFEVWWRRTFIRPYADQQGNRPQSGRS, encoded by the exons ATGGCGGAATTGAAGCCTGCAACAGCAAGTCTCGATGCCCGAACAACAAAGATCAGAAATGTTCCCATTGCTGTAACTCCAGAAGGATTCTGGTGCTGCCCATCCCAGGCTGTGCTCCAGAAGACGGCGAAGAACCAAAACCAGCAGGCAAAAACCAAAGGCGGTGCCTCCCCTCCTGCATCAAAGGCCTCATCGATTCAAAGGGCACCAACAATCTCATCAGAGAGACGAACTCATTCGACTCCTACAAGGTCTAAAATCAATTCAGAGGAGCAGAGATGCTTGTCTGGGGAGAATGCCGCAGCTAATCCACCAAAGGCAGTGAATGAAAGGCCACAGAAGCAGCACAAGGTATCTGTTGGATTTGGCCAGCTTGAGATGAGTGACTTGAAGGTTGTGCTGTATGGTAAGGATGGAGTTGCAGTTAAGATGAGTGTCCACAAGAACATCCTAGCTGAAAACAGCACCTTCTTTGCTGATAAGCTCTCAAGGCAATCTCCAGTGTCGAGTGTAGAGGTGACTGATTGTGACGATGTAGAGATTTATGTTGAGACTGTTGGGTTGATGTACTGCAGCGATGTCAAGCAGAGGCTGATCAAGCAAACTGTTCCGCGCGTCCTACGAATCTTGAAG GTTGCGGAGTTGTTAGGTTTCCGAGCGTGCGTTATTTCATGCTTATATTACTTGGAAGCTGTCCCTTGGGTcggtgaagaagaagagaatGTGGTCTCGTCTATTAGGAATCTGCAGAGTGAGAACTATGGTGTTAGTCCTGTACTGAAGAGGGTAGCATCTGATCTAACAACCCCACCAAATGACACATTTTCACATATCATTGAATTAGTTTTGAGAAGCAATGAGGATAGGGGGCGGCGTGAGATGAAGTCCTTGGTACAGAAGCTTCTGAAAGAGAATAGCACTACGTGTACTGGTGAATCTTCTGACTTATGTGCTGAGACTCTCTACAGATCATGTCAGAACTGCCTGGAGTCCTTGTTGACCTTGTTTCAGCAAGCAACTGACAGCGATTTTGCCGAGCAATCTCTGAATATTAAAGAACCAGTTTTCCGACAAATTGCGCTGGAAGCAGATAATCTCCTATGGTTAGCTGAGATTTTAGCTGACAGGAATGCTGCTGATGACTTCGCGGTCATGTGGGCTAGCCAACGTGACTTGGCGGGGCTCCACTCCAAGTTACCAGTCAAGTCACGCCACCTTGTCAGCTGTGTGACGGCGAGGCTTTTTGTGGCAATTGGGAAAGGAGAGATGCTTCCTTCAAAGGACACACGACGGCTTCTCTTGGACATCTGGTTGCAGCCTCTCATGGATGACTATAACTGGTTGCAGCACGGATGCAGGTCATTCGATCGGAAAGTGGTGGAGGAAGGGATCGGGCGGACCATCTTGACGCTCCCGCTGGAGGATCAGCAGACAATCCTGCTCTCATGGCTTGGGAAGTTCTTGAAGGTTGGGGATAGCTGCCCAAATCTCCAGAAGGCCTTTGAGGTTTGG